One Phaseolus vulgaris cultivar G19833 chromosome 4, P. vulgaris v2.0, whole genome shotgun sequence DNA window includes the following coding sequences:
- the LOC137838010 gene encoding uncharacterized protein isoform X1: protein MAVGSKTRNMFEGLVKEGSFKWLLGKKSYFDEELEEMENSPSAGRNFIRELSPVANLVVRRCSKILRTSSSDLQESFNQEASDSIKHRSRYARNLLEYCCFKALFLTTQMTGHLFDKTFRRLTFDMMLAWEAPAADSQPLTHKVDEDISVGLEAFCRIAPSIPIIANVIISENLFEALSSSTGGRLQFPIYDKYLSGLERAIRKMKSNSDLSLLAAVRSSRGEKILEVDGTVTTQPVLEHVGISTWPGRLILTDHALHFEALRVVSYDKPKRYDLSEDLKQVVKPELTGPWGTRLFDKAVFYSSSSLSEPVVLEFPELKGHARRDYWLAIIQEILYVHRFIRKYGIKGVARDEVLWKAVLGILRLQAIQDIGSPIPIQNDALLMFNLCDQLPGGDLILETLANMQNIRESDRQNDLKGGSGMHSISALDMVSNLGFVFGASSNNSNESRIAVGEISVGEMTELEIAVKESKNNHKKVISAQATVDGVKVDGIDTNLAVMKELLFPINELGKSLQSLAYWDDPRKSFGFCLFFSYIIYRDWLGYAAALVLVLFAVFMIITRYFSEDRSVPEVKVTAPPPMNTMEQLLAVQNAVSQAEQLIQDGNVILLKFRGLLLSIFPQATEKLAFGLLSTALILAFLPSKYIALLLFLEIFTRYSPPRKTSTERWTRRLKEWWFSVPAAPVTIERDKEEKKKK from the exons ATGGCTGTAGGCAGCAAAACCAGAAATATGTTTGAAGGTTTGGTAAAAGAAGGGTCATTTAAATGGTTGCTTGGCAAGAAAAGTTACTTTGATGAAGAATTGGAAGAGATGGAAAATTCTCCTTCTGCGGGAAGGAATTTTATACGAGAGCTCTCTCCTGTTGCAAACCTAGTTGTTCGTAGATGCTCAAA AATCCTTAGAACCTCTTCAAGTGATCTTCAGGAGAGCTTCAATCAGGAGGCTTCTGATTCTATAAAGCATCGATCACGATATGCAAGGAACTTATTGGAGTATTGCTGTTTCAAGGCACTTTTCCTGACTACACAAATGACTGGTCATCTCTTTGATAAAACATTCCGGCGTTTGACATTCGACATGATGTTGGCTTGGGAAGCCCCTGCTGCTGACAGCCAACCTTTAACTCAT AAGGTTGACGAGGACATATCTGTTGGTTTAGAAGCTTTCTGTCGAATAGCCCCTTCAATTCCAATCATTGCCAATGTCATCATTAGTGAAAATCTTTTTGAGGCGCTGAGTTCATCAACTGGTGGTCGCCTTCAGTTCCCCATCTATGACAAGTACCTCAGTGGCTTAGAAAG agctataagaaaaatgaagagcAATTCAGATTTGTCTCTCTTGGCTGCTGTAAGATCCTCTAGAGGAGAGAAGATTCTCGAGGTTGATGGAACAGTCACAACACAGCCAGTCCTTGAGCATGTAGGAATATCCACCTGGCCTG GAAGGTTAATCCTGACAGATCATGCACTTCATTTTGAAGCACTTCGTGTTGTATCCTATGACAAACCAAAAAGATATGACTTATCAGAAGATCTTAAACAAGTTGTTAAACCTGAGTTGACTGGACCATGGGGTACTCGACTTTTTGACAAGGCAGTGTTCTATAGTTCATCATCCCT ATCAGAACCCGTTGTACTAGAGTTTCCAGAACTTAAAGGTCATGCACGTCGTGATTATTGGTTAGCTATCATCCAAGAGATTCTGTATGTTCACAGATTCATAAGAAAATATGGAATTAAAGGGGTTGCACGGGATGAAGTGCTTTGGAAGGCTGTTTTAGGAATTTTGCGATTACAAGCTATTCAGGATATTGGTTCCCCGATTCCTATACAGAATGATGCTCTTCTCATGTTTAATTTATGTGATCAGCTTCCAGGTGGAGACTTGATATTAGAAACCCTTGCAAATATGCAAAACATAAGAGAGTCAGATCGTCAGAATGATTTAAAGGGTGGTAGTGGAATGCATTCTATCTCAGCCTTGGACATGGTTTCTAACTTAGGATTTGTATTTGGAGCAAGTTCAAACAATTCAAATGAGAGCAGGATTGCAGTGGGTGAAATATCTGTTGGAGAAATGACTGAATTAGAAATAGCGGTTAAAGAATCTAAAAACAATCATAAAAAGGTTATATCTGCACAAGCAACAGTTGATGGTGTTAAAGTTGACGGCATTGACACGAATTTAGCTGTCATGAAG GAGTTACTTTTTCCTATAAATGAACTTGGGAAGTCTCTTCAATCTTTGGCTTATTGGGATGATCCGAGGAAGTCTTTCgggttttgtttgtttttcagTTACATCATTTACAG GGATTGGCTTGGCTATGCGGCAGCACTGGTGCTTGTGTTATTTGCTGTTTTTATGATAATTACTCGATATTTTAGCGAAGATAGGTCAGTTCCTGAAGTTAAAGTAACTGCTCCTCCCCCAATGAATACAATGGAACAGCTTTTGGCCGTTCAGAATGCTGTCTCTCAAGCTGAACAGCTCATCCAAGATGGCAACGTAATTTTGCTCAAGTTTCGCGGTCTGTTGCTGTCCATTTTTCCTCAG GCCACAGAGAAGTTGGCCTTTGGCCTTCTATCAACAGCATTGATTTTGGCTTTCTTGCCTTCTAAATACATAGCTCTGCTACTATTCTTGGAGATATTCACAAGATATTCGCCTCCAAGGAAAACTAGCACAGAGAGATGGACGAGGAGATTAAAGGAATGGTGGTTCAGCGTACCAGCAGCTCCTGTCACAattgaaagagataaagaggaaaagaagaaaaaatag
- the LOC137838010 gene encoding uncharacterized protein isoform X2 yields the protein MAVGSKTRNMFEGLVKEGSFKWLLGKKSYFDEELEEMENSPSAGRNFIRELSPVANLVVRRCSKILRTSSSDLQESFNQEASDSIKHRSRYARNLLEYCCFKALFLTTQMTGHLFDKTFRRLTFDMMLAWEAPAADSQPLTHVDEDISVGLEAFCRIAPSIPIIANVIISENLFEALSSSTGGRLQFPIYDKYLSGLERAIRKMKSNSDLSLLAAVRSSRGEKILEVDGTVTTQPVLEHVGISTWPGRLILTDHALHFEALRVVSYDKPKRYDLSEDLKQVVKPELTGPWGTRLFDKAVFYSSSSLSEPVVLEFPELKGHARRDYWLAIIQEILYVHRFIRKYGIKGVARDEVLWKAVLGILRLQAIQDIGSPIPIQNDALLMFNLCDQLPGGDLILETLANMQNIRESDRQNDLKGGSGMHSISALDMVSNLGFVFGASSNNSNESRIAVGEISVGEMTELEIAVKESKNNHKKVISAQATVDGVKVDGIDTNLAVMKELLFPINELGKSLQSLAYWDDPRKSFGFCLFFSYIIYRDWLGYAAALVLVLFAVFMIITRYFSEDRSVPEVKVTAPPPMNTMEQLLAVQNAVSQAEQLIQDGNVILLKFRGLLLSIFPQATEKLAFGLLSTALILAFLPSKYIALLLFLEIFTRYSPPRKTSTERWTRRLKEWWFSVPAAPVTIERDKEEKKKK from the exons ATGGCTGTAGGCAGCAAAACCAGAAATATGTTTGAAGGTTTGGTAAAAGAAGGGTCATTTAAATGGTTGCTTGGCAAGAAAAGTTACTTTGATGAAGAATTGGAAGAGATGGAAAATTCTCCTTCTGCGGGAAGGAATTTTATACGAGAGCTCTCTCCTGTTGCAAACCTAGTTGTTCGTAGATGCTCAAA AATCCTTAGAACCTCTTCAAGTGATCTTCAGGAGAGCTTCAATCAGGAGGCTTCTGATTCTATAAAGCATCGATCACGATATGCAAGGAACTTATTGGAGTATTGCTGTTTCAAGGCACTTTTCCTGACTACACAAATGACTGGTCATCTCTTTGATAAAACATTCCGGCGTTTGACATTCGACATGATGTTGGCTTGGGAAGCCCCTGCTGCTGACAGCCAACCTTTAACTCAT GTTGACGAGGACATATCTGTTGGTTTAGAAGCTTTCTGTCGAATAGCCCCTTCAATTCCAATCATTGCCAATGTCATCATTAGTGAAAATCTTTTTGAGGCGCTGAGTTCATCAACTGGTGGTCGCCTTCAGTTCCCCATCTATGACAAGTACCTCAGTGGCTTAGAAAG agctataagaaaaatgaagagcAATTCAGATTTGTCTCTCTTGGCTGCTGTAAGATCCTCTAGAGGAGAGAAGATTCTCGAGGTTGATGGAACAGTCACAACACAGCCAGTCCTTGAGCATGTAGGAATATCCACCTGGCCTG GAAGGTTAATCCTGACAGATCATGCACTTCATTTTGAAGCACTTCGTGTTGTATCCTATGACAAACCAAAAAGATATGACTTATCAGAAGATCTTAAACAAGTTGTTAAACCTGAGTTGACTGGACCATGGGGTACTCGACTTTTTGACAAGGCAGTGTTCTATAGTTCATCATCCCT ATCAGAACCCGTTGTACTAGAGTTTCCAGAACTTAAAGGTCATGCACGTCGTGATTATTGGTTAGCTATCATCCAAGAGATTCTGTATGTTCACAGATTCATAAGAAAATATGGAATTAAAGGGGTTGCACGGGATGAAGTGCTTTGGAAGGCTGTTTTAGGAATTTTGCGATTACAAGCTATTCAGGATATTGGTTCCCCGATTCCTATACAGAATGATGCTCTTCTCATGTTTAATTTATGTGATCAGCTTCCAGGTGGAGACTTGATATTAGAAACCCTTGCAAATATGCAAAACATAAGAGAGTCAGATCGTCAGAATGATTTAAAGGGTGGTAGTGGAATGCATTCTATCTCAGCCTTGGACATGGTTTCTAACTTAGGATTTGTATTTGGAGCAAGTTCAAACAATTCAAATGAGAGCAGGATTGCAGTGGGTGAAATATCTGTTGGAGAAATGACTGAATTAGAAATAGCGGTTAAAGAATCTAAAAACAATCATAAAAAGGTTATATCTGCACAAGCAACAGTTGATGGTGTTAAAGTTGACGGCATTGACACGAATTTAGCTGTCATGAAG GAGTTACTTTTTCCTATAAATGAACTTGGGAAGTCTCTTCAATCTTTGGCTTATTGGGATGATCCGAGGAAGTCTTTCgggttttgtttgtttttcagTTACATCATTTACAG GGATTGGCTTGGCTATGCGGCAGCACTGGTGCTTGTGTTATTTGCTGTTTTTATGATAATTACTCGATATTTTAGCGAAGATAGGTCAGTTCCTGAAGTTAAAGTAACTGCTCCTCCCCCAATGAATACAATGGAACAGCTTTTGGCCGTTCAGAATGCTGTCTCTCAAGCTGAACAGCTCATCCAAGATGGCAACGTAATTTTGCTCAAGTTTCGCGGTCTGTTGCTGTCCATTTTTCCTCAG GCCACAGAGAAGTTGGCCTTTGGCCTTCTATCAACAGCATTGATTTTGGCTTTCTTGCCTTCTAAATACATAGCTCTGCTACTATTCTTGGAGATATTCACAAGATATTCGCCTCCAAGGAAAACTAGCACAGAGAGATGGACGAGGAGATTAAAGGAATGGTGGTTCAGCGTACCAGCAGCTCCTGTCACAattgaaagagataaagaggaaaagaagaaaaaatag
- the LOC137838010 gene encoding uncharacterized protein isoform X4, producing the protein MTGHLFDKTFRRLTFDMMLAWEAPAADSQPLTHVDEDISVGLEAFCRIAPSIPIIANVIISENLFEALSSSTGGRLQFPIYDKYLSGLERAIRKMKSNSDLSLLAAVRSSRGEKILEVDGTVTTQPVLEHVGISTWPGRLILTDHALHFEALRVVSYDKPKRYDLSEDLKQVVKPELTGPWGTRLFDKAVFYSSSSLSEPVVLEFPELKGHARRDYWLAIIQEILYVHRFIRKYGIKGVARDEVLWKAVLGILRLQAIQDIGSPIPIQNDALLMFNLCDQLPGGDLILETLANMQNIRESDRQNDLKGGSGMHSISALDMVSNLGFVFGASSNNSNESRIAVGEISVGEMTELEIAVKESKNNHKKVISAQATVDGVKVDGIDTNLAVMKELLFPINELGKSLQSLAYWDDPRKSFGFCLFFSYIIYRDWLGYAAALVLVLFAVFMIITRYFSEDRSVPEVKVTAPPPMNTMEQLLAVQNAVSQAEQLIQDGNVILLKFRGLLLSIFPQATEKLAFGLLSTALILAFLPSKYIALLLFLEIFTRYSPPRKTSTERWTRRLKEWWFSVPAAPVTIERDKEEKKKK; encoded by the exons ATGACTGGTCATCTCTTTGATAAAACATTCCGGCGTTTGACATTCGACATGATGTTGGCTTGGGAAGCCCCTGCTGCTGACAGCCAACCTTTAACTCAT GTTGACGAGGACATATCTGTTGGTTTAGAAGCTTTCTGTCGAATAGCCCCTTCAATTCCAATCATTGCCAATGTCATCATTAGTGAAAATCTTTTTGAGGCGCTGAGTTCATCAACTGGTGGTCGCCTTCAGTTCCCCATCTATGACAAGTACCTCAGTGGCTTAGAAAG agctataagaaaaatgaagagcAATTCAGATTTGTCTCTCTTGGCTGCTGTAAGATCCTCTAGAGGAGAGAAGATTCTCGAGGTTGATGGAACAGTCACAACACAGCCAGTCCTTGAGCATGTAGGAATATCCACCTGGCCTG GAAGGTTAATCCTGACAGATCATGCACTTCATTTTGAAGCACTTCGTGTTGTATCCTATGACAAACCAAAAAGATATGACTTATCAGAAGATCTTAAACAAGTTGTTAAACCTGAGTTGACTGGACCATGGGGTACTCGACTTTTTGACAAGGCAGTGTTCTATAGTTCATCATCCCT ATCAGAACCCGTTGTACTAGAGTTTCCAGAACTTAAAGGTCATGCACGTCGTGATTATTGGTTAGCTATCATCCAAGAGATTCTGTATGTTCACAGATTCATAAGAAAATATGGAATTAAAGGGGTTGCACGGGATGAAGTGCTTTGGAAGGCTGTTTTAGGAATTTTGCGATTACAAGCTATTCAGGATATTGGTTCCCCGATTCCTATACAGAATGATGCTCTTCTCATGTTTAATTTATGTGATCAGCTTCCAGGTGGAGACTTGATATTAGAAACCCTTGCAAATATGCAAAACATAAGAGAGTCAGATCGTCAGAATGATTTAAAGGGTGGTAGTGGAATGCATTCTATCTCAGCCTTGGACATGGTTTCTAACTTAGGATTTGTATTTGGAGCAAGTTCAAACAATTCAAATGAGAGCAGGATTGCAGTGGGTGAAATATCTGTTGGAGAAATGACTGAATTAGAAATAGCGGTTAAAGAATCTAAAAACAATCATAAAAAGGTTATATCTGCACAAGCAACAGTTGATGGTGTTAAAGTTGACGGCATTGACACGAATTTAGCTGTCATGAAG GAGTTACTTTTTCCTATAAATGAACTTGGGAAGTCTCTTCAATCTTTGGCTTATTGGGATGATCCGAGGAAGTCTTTCgggttttgtttgtttttcagTTACATCATTTACAG GGATTGGCTTGGCTATGCGGCAGCACTGGTGCTTGTGTTATTTGCTGTTTTTATGATAATTACTCGATATTTTAGCGAAGATAGGTCAGTTCCTGAAGTTAAAGTAACTGCTCCTCCCCCAATGAATACAATGGAACAGCTTTTGGCCGTTCAGAATGCTGTCTCTCAAGCTGAACAGCTCATCCAAGATGGCAACGTAATTTTGCTCAAGTTTCGCGGTCTGTTGCTGTCCATTTTTCCTCAG GCCACAGAGAAGTTGGCCTTTGGCCTTCTATCAACAGCATTGATTTTGGCTTTCTTGCCTTCTAAATACATAGCTCTGCTACTATTCTTGGAGATATTCACAAGATATTCGCCTCCAAGGAAAACTAGCACAGAGAGATGGACGAGGAGATTAAAGGAATGGTGGTTCAGCGTACCAGCAGCTCCTGTCACAattgaaagagataaagaggaaaagaagaaaaaatag
- the LOC137838010 gene encoding uncharacterized protein isoform X3: MTGHLFDKTFRRLTFDMMLAWEAPAADSQPLTHKVDEDISVGLEAFCRIAPSIPIIANVIISENLFEALSSSTGGRLQFPIYDKYLSGLERAIRKMKSNSDLSLLAAVRSSRGEKILEVDGTVTTQPVLEHVGISTWPGRLILTDHALHFEALRVVSYDKPKRYDLSEDLKQVVKPELTGPWGTRLFDKAVFYSSSSLSEPVVLEFPELKGHARRDYWLAIIQEILYVHRFIRKYGIKGVARDEVLWKAVLGILRLQAIQDIGSPIPIQNDALLMFNLCDQLPGGDLILETLANMQNIRESDRQNDLKGGSGMHSISALDMVSNLGFVFGASSNNSNESRIAVGEISVGEMTELEIAVKESKNNHKKVISAQATVDGVKVDGIDTNLAVMKELLFPINELGKSLQSLAYWDDPRKSFGFCLFFSYIIYRDWLGYAAALVLVLFAVFMIITRYFSEDRSVPEVKVTAPPPMNTMEQLLAVQNAVSQAEQLIQDGNVILLKFRGLLLSIFPQATEKLAFGLLSTALILAFLPSKYIALLLFLEIFTRYSPPRKTSTERWTRRLKEWWFSVPAAPVTIERDKEEKKKK; encoded by the exons ATGACTGGTCATCTCTTTGATAAAACATTCCGGCGTTTGACATTCGACATGATGTTGGCTTGGGAAGCCCCTGCTGCTGACAGCCAACCTTTAACTCAT AAGGTTGACGAGGACATATCTGTTGGTTTAGAAGCTTTCTGTCGAATAGCCCCTTCAATTCCAATCATTGCCAATGTCATCATTAGTGAAAATCTTTTTGAGGCGCTGAGTTCATCAACTGGTGGTCGCCTTCAGTTCCCCATCTATGACAAGTACCTCAGTGGCTTAGAAAG agctataagaaaaatgaagagcAATTCAGATTTGTCTCTCTTGGCTGCTGTAAGATCCTCTAGAGGAGAGAAGATTCTCGAGGTTGATGGAACAGTCACAACACAGCCAGTCCTTGAGCATGTAGGAATATCCACCTGGCCTG GAAGGTTAATCCTGACAGATCATGCACTTCATTTTGAAGCACTTCGTGTTGTATCCTATGACAAACCAAAAAGATATGACTTATCAGAAGATCTTAAACAAGTTGTTAAACCTGAGTTGACTGGACCATGGGGTACTCGACTTTTTGACAAGGCAGTGTTCTATAGTTCATCATCCCT ATCAGAACCCGTTGTACTAGAGTTTCCAGAACTTAAAGGTCATGCACGTCGTGATTATTGGTTAGCTATCATCCAAGAGATTCTGTATGTTCACAGATTCATAAGAAAATATGGAATTAAAGGGGTTGCACGGGATGAAGTGCTTTGGAAGGCTGTTTTAGGAATTTTGCGATTACAAGCTATTCAGGATATTGGTTCCCCGATTCCTATACAGAATGATGCTCTTCTCATGTTTAATTTATGTGATCAGCTTCCAGGTGGAGACTTGATATTAGAAACCCTTGCAAATATGCAAAACATAAGAGAGTCAGATCGTCAGAATGATTTAAAGGGTGGTAGTGGAATGCATTCTATCTCAGCCTTGGACATGGTTTCTAACTTAGGATTTGTATTTGGAGCAAGTTCAAACAATTCAAATGAGAGCAGGATTGCAGTGGGTGAAATATCTGTTGGAGAAATGACTGAATTAGAAATAGCGGTTAAAGAATCTAAAAACAATCATAAAAAGGTTATATCTGCACAAGCAACAGTTGATGGTGTTAAAGTTGACGGCATTGACACGAATTTAGCTGTCATGAAG GAGTTACTTTTTCCTATAAATGAACTTGGGAAGTCTCTTCAATCTTTGGCTTATTGGGATGATCCGAGGAAGTCTTTCgggttttgtttgtttttcagTTACATCATTTACAG GGATTGGCTTGGCTATGCGGCAGCACTGGTGCTTGTGTTATTTGCTGTTTTTATGATAATTACTCGATATTTTAGCGAAGATAGGTCAGTTCCTGAAGTTAAAGTAACTGCTCCTCCCCCAATGAATACAATGGAACAGCTTTTGGCCGTTCAGAATGCTGTCTCTCAAGCTGAACAGCTCATCCAAGATGGCAACGTAATTTTGCTCAAGTTTCGCGGTCTGTTGCTGTCCATTTTTCCTCAG GCCACAGAGAAGTTGGCCTTTGGCCTTCTATCAACAGCATTGATTTTGGCTTTCTTGCCTTCTAAATACATAGCTCTGCTACTATTCTTGGAGATATTCACAAGATATTCGCCTCCAAGGAAAACTAGCACAGAGAGATGGACGAGGAGATTAAAGGAATGGTGGTTCAGCGTACCAGCAGCTCCTGTCACAattgaaagagataaagaggaaaagaagaaaaaatag
- the LOC137836540 gene encoding VQ motif-containing protein 20-like, whose translation MSPSQFHPKKELTTNNKNNTNGLLPPPLKINKESHLIKKSSSSPPQSSSSSSSSISSSLVNNAMTQAMPTPSYRPQQQRHPVIIYTHSPKVIHTQPKDFMSLVQKLTGLTRAKEEEDDDDPPPQQSSKQESGGSLAAVIGDKESDGESMIIVRNEENEASSVITEENNCIGENQVNSCFMAGEGAMLEPPLNPYVTMLPPSSGKFVCSSQPLMNYSDSLFFSHNLRTTLEGRKEFHEH comes from the coding sequence ATGAGCCCTTCACAGTTCCATCCAAAGAAAGAACTCACCACCAATAACAAGAACAACACCAATGGATTGCTTCCACCACCTTTGAAAATCAACAAAGAATCccatttgataaaaaaatcatcttCATCACCCCCACAATCCTCATCCTCATCTTCATCATCGATATCATCTTCCCTGGTTAACAATGCAATGACACAAGCAATGCCGACACCATCGTACAGACCACAACAGCAACGTCACCCTGTGATCATCTACACACATTCTCCAAAAGTTATCCACACTCAGCCCAAGGATTTCATGTCATTGGTGCAGAAACTCACCGGCCTCACTCGTGCTAAAGAGGAGGAGGACGATGACGATCCACCGCCGCAACAATCTTCAAAGCAGGAGTCTGGGGGGAGCCTTGCGGCGGTGATAGGAGACAAGGAGAGTGATGGAGAAAGCATGATTATTGTGAGAAACGAGGAGAACGAGGCTTCGTCGGTGATAACAGAGGAGAATAATTGTATAGGAGAAAACCAAGTTAACTCTTGTTTCATGGCGGGGGAGGGAGCAATGCTGGAGCCTCCGTTGAACCCTTACGTGACCATGTTGCCGCCGAGCTCGGGAAAGTTCGTGTGTTCGAGTCAGCCATTGATGAATTACTCAGATTCTCTGTTCTTCTCACATAACTTGAGGACCACATTGGAAGGGAGGAAAGAGTTCCATGAGCATTGA